A window from Festucalex cinctus isolate MCC-2025b chromosome 12, RoL_Fcin_1.0, whole genome shotgun sequence encodes these proteins:
- the znf593 gene encoding zinc finger protein 593, whose amino-acid sequence MGKSKQTKNHNNGKKKNIAKTWKTKRRTKDLDEIHSDMKPEIAAKLLHQEVDYDVTGCAQHYCLHCARYFVDMKSLKDHFKTKVHKRRLKKLKEEPYTQAEAERAAGMGSYIPPKVMEVKTQPVEEDMC is encoded by the exons ATGGGGAagtccaaacaaacaaaaaatcacaataatggcAAAAAGAAGAACATTGCAAAGACATGGAAGACAAAGCGCAGGACAAAAGACTTGGACGAGATCCATTCAGACATGAAGCCTGAAATCGCTGCCAAACTGCTTCATCAGGAGGTAGACTATGATGTGACGGGATGTGCACAGCACTACTGTTTACACTGCGC gAGATATTTTGTGGATATGAAATCTTTGAAAGACCACTTCAAGACTAAAGTCCACAAGAGACG GTTGAAAAAGCTGAAGGAGGAGCCCTACACTCAGGCAGAGGCAGAGAGAgcggctgggatgggctcctaCATCCCTCCAAAGGTCATGGAGGTCAAGACACAACCAGTGGAAGAAGATATGTGCTGA
- the rpl13a gene encoding large ribosomal subunit protein uL13, with translation MADRFNKVLLLDGRGHLLGRLAAIVAKQTLLGHKVVVVRCEGINISGNFYRNKLKYLAFLRKRMNTNPSRGPYHFRAPSRIFWRTVRGMLPHKTKRGQAALERLKVFDGIPPPYDKRKRMVVPAALKIVRLKPTRKFALLGRLAHEVGWKYQAITATLEEKRKQKSKIRYNKKKATIKLTKVAMKNVESKISKYTDVLKQYGVLV, from the exons ATGGCGGACCGCTTCAATAAG GTTCTGCTACTAGATGGCAGGGGCCATCTGCTTGGTCGGCTGGCTGCCATCGTTGCCAAGCAGACTTTGCTAG GACACAAAGTTGTGGTGGTCAGATGTGAAGGCATCAACATCTCTGGCAATTTCTACCGTAACAAGT TGAAGTATCTGGCATTCCTGCGCAAGAGGATGAACACCAATCCTTCTCGCGGACCATACCACTTCAGAGCTCCCAGCAGGATTTTCTGGAGGACGGTCAGAG GCATGCTGCCCCACAAAACCAAGAGAGGCCAGGCTGCTTTGGAGAGGCTGAAGGTGTTCGACGGCATCCCCCCACCCTACGACAAG AGGAAGCGCATGGTGGTCCCAGCTGCCCTTAAGATTGTGCGCCTGAAGCCCACTCGTAAG TTTGCCCTCCTGGGACGTTTGGCACATGAAGTGGGCTGGAAGTACCAGGCCATCACAGCCACGCTGGAGGAGAAGAGAAAACAGAAGTCAAAGATTCGCTACAACAAGAAAAAGGCCACCATCAAGCTGACCAAAGTGGCCATGAAGAACGTCGAGAGCAAAATTTCAAAGTACACTGACGTTCTCAAACAATACGGAGTTCTTGTCTGA
- the selenon gene encoding selenoprotein N, which yields MAADVHKETREEKRYDCQNGQQTRGSLSRISTRTSTLLLVLAVPFLAWVVKYYQEAHLLKRHEESVRTLGAEGLFLFSSLDTNHDSYLSPEEFKPIVEKLTGIAPPGDIDDEVIEDPDGETLTLEAKMEPLLMDSMTKSKDGFLGVSHSCLSGLRSWKSPAVPSSSFFASQFKVFLPPKNKQEVGDTWWVIPSELNIFTGYLPNNRYHPPTPKGKEVLIHSLLSMFHPRPFIKSRFAPQGAIACIRASNDFYYDIVFRIHAEFQLNDVPNFPFWFTPGQFAGNIVLSKDASHVRHFHLYVPSDKSLNVDMEWLYGASESSNMEVDIGYLPQLELQSTGPSIPSVITDEEGNVIDSRGGSAEPIQFVFEDIEWSAEIDRKEAARRLEVTLYPFKKVSYLPFSEVFQRAEAEKKLVHSILLWGALDDQSCUGSGRTLRETVLESSPVLALLNQSFVSSWSLVKELENMQADEHSPALSEKARLHLDKYTFPVEMMVALPNGTIVHHINANFFLDQTSMKPDEGEEQEGTTFSFSGGFEDPSTSTYISFLKEGLERAQQYLAQ from the exons ATGGCCGCGGACGTGCATAAAGAGACCCGCGAGGAGAAGCGCTACGACTGCCAGAACGGTCAGCAGACTCGGGGCTCCCTCTCCAGGATTTCCACACGGACTTCCACCCTGCTCCTGGTTCTTGCGGTTCCTTTTCTGGCTTGGGTTGTCAAGTACTATCAAGAAGCCCACCTTCTGAAGCGACAC GAGGAGAGTGTGCGAACTCTGGGTGCCGAGGGGCTTTTTCTGTTCTCCTCTTTAGACACCAACCATGACTCCTATCTCAGTCCAGAGGAGTTTAAACCAATTGTGGAGAAACTCACAG GGATTGCACCTCCGGGTGATATTGATGATGAGGTGATTGAAGATCCAGATGGGGAGACTTTAACGCTGGAGGCCAAAATGGAGCCGCTTCTTATGGACTCGATGACAAAAAGCAAAGATGGTTTCCTTGGG GTTTCTCACAGCTGCCTGAGTGGTCTGCGCTCGTGGAAGAGTCCAGCCGTGCCTTCCTCTTCCTTCTTTGCCAGCCAGTTTAAGGTCTTCCTCCCACCGAAGAACAAGCAGGAGGTAGGAGACACGTGGTGGGTGATCCCCAGCGAGCTCAACATCTTCACGGGGTACCTGCCCAACAACCGTTACCACCCTCCCACACCGAAGGGCAAagag GTTCTCATCCACTCGCTGCTGTCCATGTTTCACCCCCGACCTTTCATAAAGTCTCGCTTCGCACCGCAGGGCGCCATCGCGTGCATACGTGCCAGTAACGACTTTTATTATGATATCGTGTTCAG GATTCACGCAGAGTTCCAGCTCAACGACGTCCCCAATTTTCCCTTCTGGTTCACGCCTGGCCAATTCGCAGGCAATATCGTCCTTTCCAAAGACGCCTCTCACGTGCGACACTTTCACCTCTACGTCCCCAGTGACAA GTCTCTGAATGTAGACATGGAGTGGTTGTACGGTGCTAGTGAGAGCAGCAACATGGAGGTGGACATAGGGTACCTACCACAG CTGGAGTTGCAGTCCACCGGGCCGTCCATCCCCTCCGTCATCACGGACGAGGAGGGCAACGTCATCGACAGCCGAGGCGGCAGCGCCGAGCCCATCCAGTTTGTCTTTGAGGACATCGAATGGAGCGCGGAGATCGATCGGAAAGAAGCCGCGCGTCGCCTGGAGGTCACCCTCTATCCCTTCAAGAAG GTTTCCTACCTGCCTTTTTCGGAGGTCTTCCAGCGAGCCGAAGCGGAGAAAAAGTTGGTGCATTCCATTTTGCTTTGGGGAGCACTGGACGACCAGTCCTGCTGAG GTTCCGGGCGAACTCTCCGGGAGACCGTCCTGGAAAGTTCGCCCGTTTTGGCTTTGCTCAACCAGAGCTTCGTGAGCAGCTGGTCTCTGGTTAAAGAGCTGGAGAACATGCAG GCTGATGAGCATAGCCCCGCCCTGAGCGAAAAGGCCCGCTTGCACCTTGACAAGTACACTTTCCCTGTGGAGATGATGGTCGCCCTTCCAAACGGAACCATC GTCCATCACATCAACGCAAACTTCTTTCTGGACCAGACGTCCATGAAGCCCGATGAGGGCGAGGAGCAGGAGGGAACCACTTTCAGCTTCTCCGGGGGGTTTGAAGACCCATCCACCTCCACTTACATCAGTTTCCTGAAGGAGGGGCTGGAGAGGGCTCAGCAGTACCTGGCACAGTAG
- the rlf gene encoding zinc finger protein Rlf, whose translation MAERNGDPQYEWSERGLDMAEDTLVAMETLLATLRAFEDGLRQQELSVASSADYCDNFCQALMHYAGSRNSIEHGLPLLEVYCLSINCFAAARSHLTAESDRVTLVLKRLALSCFELFLSVPENAIPYEAWVQFHQSVQIAHDTLLQYGSTDLQALLQITGEGGAWSNPVLAALLSGQPTDQQEVDAYISLEGDGFMEMRVKHLEKMGDVAKAVVLAKACTDCSAISNKAMFRHTYITLLCQLLPNEEAIMEISRQNCKDIIEITTNLEMEGEENTGFILCTTFLTQQLQQPSLDRSWELIQLWSKLQRKLDPSLVSLLERCLQLGAIAVTVQHLLYLVRLIQTEAGAVGTAASVELCVKALQLPKHNDSESRIGICKMLLCLLNDLEVQRACLLTEFLLGPSQQVLSRLQELYQCPDQKHDQESNIIPNSLRCELMLVLKAHWPFDPEFWDWEALKYHCVSLLGLKHQSEREGDEEKSEKPLVLQVNTLKEKSEHKPCLNGSLHLHKQRDKKTRHVGGEAASARRGKPFCRICSKSFTDIQIINHSQRHIVDDRHPCPICLQEFRNRKELLPHLRHHFQSETLHNSNNIKVDDDELEPGEIRVDPSLVVHYESTLDPEVCQHVVQQTNTVKDECMDNEHVTFDYMNRHFSLRNREEYSCPGTGCSRVFKHSKYLYVHLKSDHKGDENVQHFHQMREQREKCAFCRRHFVSTYHLQKHQKIHYCKQPYMCVAKDCGAHFFCSNELLLHKQIHGYQISYQCELEGCSVNYSDLAQLYHHEAQHFRDAAFTCPGPICKKFYFSKREFIEHLSTHNITFSEKDFEAQRKAKESVFKADLERAAAVNNPGDVEGGVTGDGQKTSATSCEPSVNTKPKAVLTLVAMCFDGSKFTCGFEKCGMTFSRARDVQRHLKHAHPEHLKLENKDHKHDKERGPMSKKIKIEIASDNEEDENQLSAPCSPGEDGNEFTTTPPFTRNLSKNDVLKDIIIGLSRLDLNSLSPQSVLNKPPESIKDANASHQQAVVEKQPVVLRSKESLQLPKRNTTEERAVKSLKNIKPFACEVRKCPFRTARSYSLQRHYVNMHGRSLEETKGLACFTDKTFKPFKCQLCFKCHREIKGLTTHYIRDHNLSPSLVKKYSLGSKKTKKKTLRNLKPTVKKEATSREQEGEKNCESRQSPSSCSSPLAVNVAEIQEEEENYPKGDDEDGVTLQVRTRRLVAKSNLCYILDKFNKPFHCVAKNCDAAFSTQGGLVRHLQLIHHYKRSQLLLEQEVQHSPEVKKDNVKKSQVPNSDEPKPQYKCQFFNCNASYLLKSSLARHTRVVHSQMLGLIKCKYEGCTKVFTHTESLKKHTLYRHCEYYDSLVVRLQSTQKESVTGCQKKLIVTPPNPATPVSTRSPTPEPQQPAQSEEEVEDVIEDKKKSKVKSNTKFVFRSHEEALQMCQDRCLRLPYPCMIQGCDSVLTYDRSLNRHYRVVHRMAVWYLEENADQLFYNAEQLEELIQKKSARPTVAGKENPNGVCKMEYKPETSQGQDVQVKLHSVQAETQEEALPDPLRFPVEEVLPPAERNGILVDADDVLNGEPSTNSHTVESVVAMPNDHKQVEHFLHFERNGVLVGSDDVLHGEPSANSHTEESVVATPNVHKVEKLLNLESNSVLVSADDVIYGEPSTNSHTEESVVTTPNDHKQVVKLFNLERNGVLVGTDDVLYVEPSTDTHTEESAVATPNRHKQVEKLLTLEQIKPLLRNFTINLSPPCSVRLPMDEGLRDASKDGKTTEKPPSSPLPIRQPLKRKNEISVQPSNVIDPQPLGSPPNSFDINTYKPVGFEVSFLQFIQDTAPKDKKIAKRRDSFRRSCSVKENKQLGVSFTRSRRCHPMIHKSRGTIGDFQSVRNLKSILDKALAGCGDLAIKQLQYLRPVVVLGKPVCMASLPHLFQPDPNNPKLLLGSKV comes from the exons ATGGCGGAGCGGAACGGAGATCCACAGTACGAATGGAGCGAACGGGGCCTAGACATGGCCGAGGACACGCTGGTTGCAATGGAAACCCTGTTGGCCACACTGAGGGCCTTCGAAGACGGGCTTAGGCAACAGGAATTGTCCGTGGCGTCGTCCGCGGACTACTGCGATAACTTTTGTCAG GCACTTATGCATTACGCTGGCAGCAGAAACTCCATAGAGCACGGACTTCCACTTCTCGAGGTCTACTGCCTGTCGATAAACTGCTTCGCCGCCGCCCGCTCACACCTCACCGCAGAGTCGGACCGAGTGACTCTTGTTTTGAAGAGGCTAGCTCT AAGCTGTTTTGAACTATTTCTGTCAGTTCCTGAAAATGCAATCCCTTATGAAGCCTGGGTTCAATTCCACCAATCTGTTCAG ATTGCACATGACACCTTGTTACAGTACGGGAGTACAGACCTTCAAGCGTTACTGCAGATCACCGGAGAGGGGGGCGCATGGAGCAATCCCGTCCTCGCTGCCCTCCTCTCTGGCCAGCCTACCGACCAACAAGAag TTGACGCATACATCAGCTTGGAGGGTGACGGCTTCATGGAGATGCGGGTGAAGCATCTGGAGAAGATGGGCGACGTGGCCAAGGCTGTGGTGCTGGCAAAAGCTTGTACAGACTGCAGCGCCATCTCCAACAAAGCTATGTTTCGTCACACATACATCACCCTGCTTTGCCAGCTACTTCCCAATGAAGAAGCCATAATGGAG ATATCCAGGCAAAACTGCAAGGATATTATTGAGATTACCACGAACTTGGAGATGGAGGGGGAGGAGAATACCGGCTTTATCTTGTGCACAACCTTCCTGACACAGCAGCTTCAGCAGCCCAGCCTTGACCGCTCCTG GGAGCTGATTCAACTGTGGAGTAAACTTCAGAGGAAGCTGGACCCTTCACTTGTGTCTCTTCTAGAAAGATGCCTTCAGCTGGGTGCCATTGCTGTAACTGTGCAGCATTTGCTTTACCTGGTCCGTTTAATTCAAACTgag GCAGGGGCAGTGGGCACTGCTGCTTCGGTGGAGCTGTGTGTTAAAGCGCTACAACTTCCAAAGCACAATGACTCAGAAAGCAGAATTGGCATCTGTAAAATGTTGTTGTGCCTCCTCAATGATCTGGAAGTGCAGCGGGCCTGCCTCCTCACAGAGTTCCTGCTTGGCCCCAGCCAGCAGGTCTTAAGCCGCCTCCAGGAGCTTTACCAGTGCCCAGACCAAAAGCATGATCAGGAGAGTAACATCATTCCCAACTCGCTACGTTGTGAACTGATGCTCGTGCTGAAGGCACACTGGCCCTTTGACCCAGAATTTTGGGACTGGGAAGCCCTCAAGTATCACTGTGTCTCTCTTCTCGGGTTGAAACACCAGTCGGAAAGGGAAGGTGATGAGGAAAAAAGTGAGAAACCACTCGTGCTACAAGTCAACACACTGAAAGAAAAAAGTGAGCACAAGCCCTGTTTAAATGGAAGTCTTCATCTTCACAAGCAACGTGATAAGAAGACACGTCACGTAGGAGGAGAAGCAGCATCAGCGAGGAGAGGCAAGCCCTTTTGTCGGATTTGTTCAAAGTCCTTCACTGACATTCAAATCATAAACCACTCCCAAAGACACATTGTGGATGACAGACACCCCTGCCCCATTTGCCTGCAGGAGTTTAGGAACCGAAAGGAGCTTCTTCCCCACTTGAGACATCACTTCCAAAGTGAGACGCTTCATAACAGTAACAACATAAAGGTTGACGATGATGAGTTGGAACCCGGTGAGATCAGAGTTGACCCTTCTTTAGTTGTGCACTACGAATCCACGCTTGATCCTGAAGTCTGTCAACACGTTGTGCAACAAACCAACACCGTCAAAGATGAGTGCATGGACAACGAGCATGTGACGTTCGACTACATGAACCGGCACTTCAGTCTGCGGAACCGAGAGGAGTATTCTTGTCCTGGAACCGGGTGTTCCAGGGTTTTTAAGCATTCCAAGTACTTGTATGTGCACTTGAAGTCAGACCATAAAGGCGATGAGAATGTGCAGCATTTTCATCAGATGAGAGAGCAGCGGGAGAAGTGTGCCTTCTGCCGACGCCATTTCGTCTCTACTTACCATCTCCAGAAACATCAAAAAATTCACTATTGTAAGCAACCGTACATGTGCGTGGCGAAGGATTGTGGCGCCCACTTTTTTTGTTCCAATGAACTTTTGTTGCACAAACAGATCCATGGCTATCAGATAAGCTACCAGTGTGAGCTGGAGGGCTGCTCTGTGAATTACTCAGACCTGGCACAACTTTATCACCATGAAGCACAGCATTTCAGGGATGCTGCATTCACCTGCCCAGGTCCTATATGTAAAAAATTTTACTTTTCTAAAAGGGAGTTCATAGAGCATCTATCCACACACAACATTACTTTCTCTGAAAAGGACTTTGAGGCTCAGAGGAAAGCAAAAGAGAGCGTTTTTAAGGCTGATTTGGAAAGGGCTGCCGCTGTTAATAATCCAGGTGATGTAGAAGGTGGTGTCACTGGAGATGGCCAGAAAACTTCCGCCACCTCCTGTGAACCATCTGTCAACACCAAGCCCAAAGCAGTACTGACCTTGGTGGCTATGTGTTTCGATGGAAGCAAGTTCACCTGTGGATTTGAGAAGTGCGGTATGACTTTCTCCCGGGCTAGAGATGTCCAGAGGCACCTAAAACATGCCCACCCAGAACACCTTAAACTGGAGAACAAAGATCACAAACATGATAAGGAGCGGGGCCCAATGTCCAAAAAGATCAAGATTGAAATTGCATCGGACAATGAGGAAGATGAAAACCAACTCTCAGCTCCGTGCTCCCCTGGAGAAGATGGGAATGAATTTACAACTACTCCCCCATTTACAAGAAACCTTTCTAAAAATGATGTCCTTAAAGACATTATCATAGGCCTAAGTAGACTGGATCTCAATTCTTTGTCCCCACAAAGTGTGCTAAATAAGCCACCTGAATCTATCAAAGATGCAAATGCATCCCATCAACAAGCTGTTGTGGAAAAACAACCTGTGGTTTTGCGTTCTAAAGAATCCCTCCAGCTGCCTAAAAGAAATACAACAGAAGAAAGAGCCGTCAAATcccttaaaaatattaaacCTTTCGCCTGCGAGGTAAGAAAGTGTCCATTTAGGACCGCGCGGAGCTATAGTTTGCAGCGCCACTATGTTAATATGCACGGTCGCTCGTTGGAAGAGACCAAAGGATTGGCTTGTTTTACGGACAAGACATTTAAGCCCTTTAAGTGTCAACTGTGTTTCAAGTGTCATCGAGAAATTAAAGGGTTGACGACCCATTATATTCGGGACCATAATCTATCTCCCAGTTTGGTGAAGAAATATAGTCTTggctctaaaaaaacaaaaaaaaaaacattacggaACTTGAAGCCGACAGTTAAAAAAGAAGCAACCAGTAGGGAACAAGAGGGGGAAAAGAACTGTGAAAGCAGACAAAGTCCGAGTAGTTGTTCTTCACCTCTGGCTGTAAATGTAGCAGAGattcaagaagaagaagaaaattaccCCAAGGGAGACGATGAAGATGGGGTTACGCTCCAGGTTCGAACAAGACGCTTGGTGGCCAAAAGTAATCTATGCTATATTCTAGATAAATTCAATAAACCCTTTCATTGTGTTGCCAAAAACTGTGACGCAGCCTTCTCCACCCAGGGAGGGCTAGTGCGCCACCTTCAGCTCATACACCATTACAAACGCTCTCAGCTCCTGTTGGAACAAGAAGTACAACACAGTCCCGAAGTCAAAAAGGACAATGTGAAGAAAAGTCAAGTTCCAAACTCAGATGAACCAAAACCACAGTATAAATGTCAGTTTTTCAACTGCAATGCCTCGTACCTTCTCAAAAGCAGCCTAGCGCGTCACACTCGAGTTGTGCACTCTCAGATGCTAGGGCTAATTAAGTGCAAGTATGAGGGTTGCACTAAAGTATTCACCCACACTGAGTCCCTGAAGAAACATACTCTGTATCGACACTGTGAGTACTACGACTCCTTGGTAGTACGGCTCCAGAGCACTCAAAAAGAATCTGTTACAGGATGCCAAAAGAAGCTGATAGTAACGCCACCTAACCCTGCCACACCCGTCTCAACCAGATCACCAACACCTGAACCGCAACAACCCGCCCAGtcagaggaggaggttgaggatgttATCGAAGACAAGAAAAAGTCAAAGGTTAAAAGTAACACAAAATTTGTTTTCAGATCGCATGAAGAAGCTTTGCAAATGTGCCAAGACCGTTGTTTACGTTTGCCTTACCCTTGTATGATCCAAGGCTGTGACTCTGTCCTTACGTATGACAGAAGCTTGAACCGCCATTACAGAGTGGTTCACCGCATGGCCGTTTGGTATCTTGAGGAAAATGCTGACCAGCTCTTCTACAACGCAGAGCAGCTGGAGGAGTTGATTCAGAAGAAGTCTGCTCGGCCAACCGTCGCAGGAAAAGAGAACCCAAATGGAGTTTGCAAAATGGAGTATAAGCCGGAGACGTCACAGGGACAGGATGTACAGGTAAAACTGCACTCTGTCCAGGCAGAAACCCAAGAGGAGGCTCTTCCAGATCCTCTGAGGTTCCCTGTGGAGGAAGTGTTGCCACCTGCCGAGAGAAACGGTATCCTTGTCGATGCTGATGATGTGTTAAACGGAGAACCGAGTACGAACTCTCACACTGTGGAGTCTGTTGTAGCGATGCCAAACGATCACAAACAAGTAGAACATTTTTTACACTTTGAGAGAAACGGTGTCCTTGTGGGCTCTGATGATGTGTTGCACGGAGAACCGAGTGCGAACTCTCACACTGAGGAGTCTGTTGTAGCGACGCCGAATGTTCACAAGGTAGAAAAATTATTAAACTTGGAGAGCAACAGTGTCCTTGTCAGTGCTGATGATGTGATATACGGAGAACCGAGTACGAACTCTCACACTGAGGAGTCTGTTGTAACGACGCCGAATGATCACAAACAAGTCGTAAAATTATTCAACTTGGAGAGAAACGGTGTCCTTGTCggtactgatgatgtgttgtacGTAGAACCAAGCACTGACACTCACACTGAAGAGTCTGCTGTAGCGACGCCAAATCGTCacaagcaagtggaaaaattactaACCTTGGAACAAATAAAACCCCTCCTTCGTAACTTTACCATCAATCTCTCGCCACCATGCTCTGTCCGCTTGCCGATGGACGAGGGCCTTCGGGACGCATCAAAAGATGGTAAAACGACAGAAAAGCCTCCATCCTCTCCTCTGCCCATACGGCAGCCTCTCAAGCGAAAGAATGAGATCTCCGTGCAGCCTTCAAACGTGATCGACCCCCAGCCTCTCGGCTCCCCTCCAAACAGTTTTGACATAAACACGTACAAGCCAGTTGGCTTTGAGGTGTCCTTCCTCCAGTTCATACAAGACACCGCCCCAAAAGACAAAAAGATTGCCAAACGGCGAGACTCCTTCCGGCGCAGTTGTTCAGTCAAAGAGAACAAGCAGCTGGGAGTCTCGTTCACCCGAAGCAGACGCTGTCATCCCATGATTCACAAATCCCGCGGTACGATTGGAGACTTCCAGTCTGTCCGGAACTTGAAGTCCATCTTGGACAAAGCCCTTGCTGGGTGCGGGGATCTGGCCATCAAGCAGCTGCAGTACCTCAGGCCCGTGGTGGTCCTGGGGAAGCCAGTGTGTATGGCCTCCCTGCCTCATCTCTTCCAACCAGACCCCAACAACCCAAAATTGCTTCTGGGAAGCAAAGTTTGA
- the zmpste24 gene encoding CAAX prenyl protease 1 homolog yields the protein MLDFINELPVEKQIFYAVLGFTWAVYIWEAYLAHRQRKIYSSTTCVPQELGKIIDSETFEKSRLYQLDKSNFSFWSGLYSETEGTLILVLGGIPFLWGIAGAATKHFGFGPEYEITQSLVFLTLATLFTALTGLPWSLYNTFVIEEKHGFNQQTLGFFIKDAVKKFAVTQCILLPVTSLLLYIIKIGGDYFFIYAWLFTLAVSLILVTIYADYIAPLFDKFTPLPEGELKTEIEAMANSISFPLTKVYVVEGSKRSSHSNAYFYGFFKNKRIVLFDTLLEDYSPLNKGDEAKPEESENDGVQAKSNARPKHKKQGCNNREILAVLGHELGHWKLGHTLKNIVISQMNSFLCFSLFAALIGRKELFVAFGFNDSQPTLIGLMIIFQFIFSPYNELLSFCLTVLSRRFEFQADTFARNMGKASDLYSSLIKLNKDNLGFPVADWLYSMWHYSHPPLLERLRALGNVKQD from the exons ATGCTCGACTTTATTAATGAGCTTCCCGTGGAAAAACAGATATTTTATGCTGTTTTGGGCTTTACGTGGGCGGTGTATATATGGGAGGCATACCTTGCACATAGACAG CGAAAGATATACAGCTCGACGACATGTGTGCCACAAGAGCTTGGAAAGATAATAGATTCCGAAACTTTTGAGAAGTCCCGACTTTATCAGCTGGATAAAAGCAACTTCAGTTTCTGGTCTGGTCTGTATTCAGAGACGGAAGGAACG ctgatcctgGTCTTGGGTGGGATTCCTTTTCTGTGGGGCATCGCCGGCGCAGCGACGAAACACTTTGGATTCGGCCCGGAGTATGAGATCACGCAGTCCCTTGTGTTTCTGACTCTCGCCACCCTGTTCACTGCTTTAACTGGCCTTCCCTGGAGTTTGTACAACACGTTTGTCATCGAGGAGAAACACGGCTTCAACCAGCAG ACACTGGGGTTCTTCATCAAAGACGCCGTGAAGAAGTTTGCCGTGACTCAGTGTATCCTGCTGCCTGTAACCTCACTGCTCCTCTACATCATTAAGATTGGCGGCGACTACTTCTTCATCTACGCCTGGCTCTTCACCTTAGCTGTTTCTCTG ATCCTCGTTACCATCTACGCTGATTACATCGCTCCCCTGTTTGACAAATTCACGCCTTTGCCAGAAGGGGAACTGAAGACGGAGATTGAGGCCATGGCCAACAGTATAAGTTTCCCTCTCACTAAGGTTTACGTCGTTGAAG GCTCCAAACGGTCTTCGCACAGTAATGCGTATTTCTACGGCTTCTTCAAGAACAAACGCATTGTGCTCTTTGATACGCTGCTGGAGGACTATTCCCCCCTCAACAAGGGGGACGAGGCGAAGCCCGAGGAATCAGAAAATGACGGAGTTCAGGCCAAATCAAATGCCAGGCCAAAG CACAAGAAACAAGGATGCAACAACCGAGAGATCCTTGCCGTTTTGGGTCACGAGTTGGGTCACTGGAAGCTTGGTCACACTTTAAAAAACATTGTCATCAGTCAG ATGAATTCCTTCTTGTGTTTCTCCCTGTTTGCCGCTCTCATTGGACGCAAGGAATTGTTCGTCGCGTTTGGCTTCAATGACAGCCAGCCCACTTTAATTGGCTTGATGATTATCTTCCAGTTCATCTTTTCTCCATATAATGAG CTTCTGTCCTTCTGCCTGACGGTCCTGAGCCGCAGGTTCGAGTTCCAGGCCGACACTTTTGCGCGCAACATGGGCAAAGCCTCCGACCTCTACTCGTCCCTCATCAAGCTGAACAAGGACAACCTGGGCTTCCCTGTGGCCGACTGGCTGTACTCCATGTGGCACTATTCGCACCCGCCCCTGCTGGAGCGCCTCAGAGCGCTGGGCAACGTCAAGCAGGACTGA
- the atp5if1b gene encoding ATPase inhibitor B, mitochondrial: MARFLRPNIRGLFTLQQRMSSDQLGELGTGAGKGGGGGGSIREAGGAMGKKQAAEEEMYFKRKEQEQLAALKNHHQEEIDHHKKEIERLQREIDRHKGKIRKLKYDD; encoded by the exons ATGGCGAGGTTCTTGAGGCCCAATATCCGCGGTTTGTTcaccttacaacaaagaatgtCATCCGACCAG CTGGGCGAGCTGGGTACAGGTGCAGGAAAAGGTGGCGGAGGTGGCGGCTCCATCCGAGAGGCCGGTGGAGCCATGGGAAAGAAACAGGCGGCCGAGGAGGAAATGTATTTTAA GCGCAAGGAGCAGGAACAGCTGGCAGCACTGAAGAATCACCACCAGGAGGAAATTGACCACCACAAAAAAGAGATTGAGCGCCTACAGCGGGAAATTGACCGTCACAAGGGGAAGATCAGGAAGCTGAAGTACGACGACTAA